One Oryzomonas sagensis DNA segment encodes these proteins:
- a CDS encoding UDP-2,3-diacylglucosamine diphosphatase, whose product MRTIFLADAHLKAPTDPNYRLLLRFLDSLKGNTETLFIMGDLFDFWVGFPSHPFRQYDAVLEALLDLTRNGCRIVYFEGNHDFHLGTIFSRHLKAEIHRGPAVVTVQGKRLLLCHGDQINREDRGYRLLRFLLHNRLIAAAVRHFPPSLALKVKERLQRTSQSGYQAKRKRWNYREIILTFARSAQQQGYDGLVTGHFHLAFRQELGSPPFTVLSLGDWMEQFTYGEMRGGELHLLTYRP is encoded by the coding sequence ATGCGAACCATCTTCCTGGCCGATGCCCACCTGAAAGCGCCGACGGACCCGAATTACCGTTTGCTGCTCCGTTTTCTCGATTCCCTGAAGGGGAACACGGAAACCCTGTTCATCATGGGCGACCTGTTTGACTTCTGGGTCGGCTTCCCCTCCCACCCATTCCGCCAGTACGACGCCGTGCTGGAGGCCCTTCTGGACCTGACCCGCAACGGTTGCCGCATCGTCTACTTCGAAGGCAACCACGACTTCCACCTGGGCACGATCTTCAGCAGGCATCTCAAGGCCGAGATCCACCGGGGGCCGGCTGTCGTGACGGTGCAGGGGAAGCGGCTCCTGCTCTGCCACGGCGACCAGATCAACCGGGAAGACCGGGGCTACCGCCTGCTGCGTTTCTTGTTGCACAACCGCCTGATTGCCGCTGCCGTCCGGCATTTTCCGCCATCCCTGGCGCTGAAGGTCAAGGAACGCCTGCAACGCACCAGCCAATCCGGCTACCAGGCCAAACGGAAACGATGGAACTACCGGGAGATCATCCTCACCTTCGCCCGCTCAGCGCAACAGCAGGGGTACGACGGGCTCGTTACCGGCCATTTCCACCTGGCGTTTCGCCAGGAACTGGGCTCCCCACCCTTTACCGTCCTCTCCCTGGGGGACTGGATGGAACAGTTCACCTACGGCGAGATGCGGGGCGGGGAGTTGCACCTGCTCACCTACCGGCCGTAA
- a CDS encoding dihydrolipoamide acetyltransferase family protein — protein MAHEITMPKLSDTMTEGSFIGWRKKVGERVERGEVIAEVETDKAVMELEAFASGVLLKTMANEGENVPVGTVLGVIGEPGELAAGTAVPSHTGTAAVAPLPVTPAAPEPRDAAPPPQPAAPASPAPTDHGTDDHEKASPLVRRMAREMGIDLSLVRGSGPEGRILQEDLAAPAAQPAQAPEPQAAPVPPLDSASVSPGPPEAAPPAGLPASSAMRQAIAATVSRSWREIPFFTATVEVGMEACREVVSELKGSDGSVGYHALLLKACGVALQGFPLLSAGSADGPVNISFAVALPDGLLMPVVRDCARLGAAEIEREAARLADKARSGRLTSEEMSGGGFSLSNLGMYGVDEFDALIVPGQVAILAVGAVAERPVVRNGQLCVAPTMRVTLSSDHRVVDGAYAARFLAELRHVLEHPVLLLAAHGSP, from the coding sequence ATGGCACATGAAATCACCATGCCCAAACTGTCGGATACCATGACCGAGGGGAGCTTCATCGGTTGGCGCAAGAAGGTGGGCGAGCGGGTCGAGCGCGGCGAGGTGATCGCCGAGGTGGAAACCGACAAGGCGGTCATGGAACTGGAGGCGTTTGCCTCGGGTGTCCTGCTCAAAACCATGGCTAACGAGGGCGAAAACGTCCCGGTCGGCACGGTGCTCGGGGTGATCGGCGAACCGGGTGAACTGGCGGCCGGGACGGCAGTGCCTTCCCACACGGGAACAGCCGCCGTTGCGCCTCTTCCCGTGACACCGGCGGCACCGGAGCCACGGGATGCCGCGCCCCCGCCGCAGCCCGCGGCGCCGGCCTCCCCCGCGCCGACGGACCACGGCACGGACGACCATGAAAAGGCGTCCCCCCTGGTGCGCCGCATGGCGCGGGAGATGGGCATCGATCTCTCCCTGGTGCGCGGCAGCGGCCCCGAGGGGAGAATTCTTCAGGAAGACCTGGCGGCACCGGCGGCACAACCGGCACAAGCCCCTGAGCCGCAGGCAGCCCCTGTTCCGCCCCTTGATTCGGCTTCTGTTTCCCCCGGCCCGCCGGAGGCCGCCCCGCCTGCCGGCCTGCCGGCTTCGAGCGCCATGCGCCAGGCCATTGCCGCCACGGTCAGCCGCTCCTGGCGGGAGATTCCCTTTTTCACCGCTACGGTGGAGGTGGGGATGGAGGCCTGCCGCGAGGTGGTGAGCGAGCTCAAGGGGAGCGACGGGTCGGTCGGCTACCATGCCCTGCTGCTCAAGGCCTGCGGCGTTGCCCTGCAAGGTTTTCCGCTGCTCTCGGCCGGCAGCGCCGACGGGCCGGTCAACATCAGCTTTGCCGTGGCGTTGCCGGACGGCCTTTTGATGCCGGTGGTCAGGGATTGCGCGCGCCTGGGGGCTGCGGAGATCGAGCGCGAGGCCGCCCGCCTGGCGGACAAGGCCAGAAGCGGACGGCTCACCTCCGAAGAGATGTCGGGTGGCGGCTTTTCCCTCTCCAACCTGGGCATGTACGGTGTGGACGAATTCGATGCCCTGATCGTGCCGGGGCAGGTCGCCATCCTGGCTGTGGGCGCAGTGGCCGAGCGGCCCGTGGTCAGAAACGGTCAGCTTTGTGTGGCCCCCACCATGCGGGTCACCCTGTCGAGCGACCACCGCGTGGTGGACGGCGCCTATGCCGCCAGGTTCCTGGCCGAATTGCGCCATGTTCTGGAACACCCGGTTTTGTTGCTGGCCGCCCATGGTTCGCCGTGA
- a CDS encoding bacteriohemerythrin — MGIAWRESLAIGIPEIDNQHKELLARFDSLLKACEAGKGMDELRRLLGFLDDYVISHFSDEEGIQRSSNYPAYAAHKKEHDGFIARVKAVKDEIKSEGVAVHHVTETNNMLLKWLINHISKVDAELGKYLRATRAQ, encoded by the coding sequence ATGGGAATCGCGTGGAGAGAGTCGCTGGCAATCGGCATACCGGAGATCGACAATCAGCATAAGGAGTTGCTTGCGCGTTTCGACAGCCTGCTCAAGGCCTGCGAGGCGGGCAAGGGGATGGATGAATTGCGGAGGCTTTTGGGGTTTCTCGATGACTATGTGATCAGCCACTTCAGCGACGAAGAGGGGATCCAGAGAAGCAGCAATTATCCCGCATATGCCGCCCACAAAAAAGAGCATGACGGATTCATCGCCCGGGTGAAGGCGGTCAAGGACGAGATAAAGTCAGAAGGGGTGGCCGTCCATCATGTGACGGAAACCAACAACATGCTGCTCAAATGGCTGATCAACCACATCTCCAAGGTTGATGCGGAGTTGGGCAAGTACCTGCGGGCCACCAGGGCGCAATAG
- a CDS encoding UPF0158 family protein gives MAIIHNVEIVWDELMDAFTSGQSDRVYFLDRYTGEVFFIPTALEDEDVWQQMDTGRDRFLEIPRFDYGVERQLMSGFVGAIQDPSLRSILNGSLAGRKPYGNIKEILSFFPEEEERLGAMKDDFLASRVKTWLDENNLFTVDSETLLSSRM, from the coding sequence ATGGCTATTATACATAATGTGGAAATTGTCTGGGATGAACTGATGGACGCTTTCACCAGCGGGCAGAGCGACCGGGTATACTTTCTCGACCGCTATACCGGCGAGGTTTTCTTCATTCCGACCGCGTTGGAGGACGAGGATGTCTGGCAGCAGATGGATACCGGCCGGGATCGTTTTCTGGAGATTCCCCGCTTCGATTACGGCGTCGAACGGCAGCTCATGTCCGGTTTCGTCGGAGCCATCCAGGATCCGAGCCTGCGCAGCATACTCAACGGCTCCCTGGCCGGTAGAAAACCCTATGGCAACATCAAGGAGATCCTCTCCTTCTTCCCCGAAGAGGAGGAACGGCTCGGGGCAATGAAGGACGATTTCCTTGCCAGCAGGGTCAAAACCTGGCTCGACGAAAACAATCTGTTCACGGTTGATTCGGAAACGCTGCTTTCATCGCGTATGTAA
- a CDS encoding peptidylprolyl isomerase — protein sequence MLDFIRKKKESFIIKIVFVVIVLSFIGTMFLVWGKGSEGVGGRGGYAAKVNGTKIPLEEYQNAYQRIRNIYQQIYGQSITPDMEKALGLKKVALDSLIDNFLIAKEAKSMGIKVSKEEVANSIEALPTFQKDGKFNFDLYQQLLRSNRLTPKDFEEGQKQELLLSKTRQAIKDKATVTDDEALAQYKKENDKIELEYVSYAPNEVISEVKPTDAELNDYLQRNQNEFKTPEKTALSYILLDPAAQAAKLTVSEEEIQTFYQKNIDRWQGKDGILPLKEVKDRVKADALRQKATKQAFELAADTLYKHTKSNDLKQIAGQLNLKVQETPLFDANAPVAALAGETAVIKKAFELKEGELGGPVETPKGIYIIKARERKASVVPPLSEIRATLEVKVKAAKAVELAKKKAADAARKLAAKGALKTQTTGTFGFSDKGNIPVIGNAPDLMEAAFKLTAAAPVTNEPFKVGNRWYAARLKQRIEAPKADFDKTKQQLKLKMLPKKQEEALAAWVKGLRNKAKIEINQTLIAEK from the coding sequence ATGCTGGACTTCATCCGCAAGAAGAAGGAATCCTTCATCATCAAGATCGTGTTCGTCGTCATCGTGCTTTCCTTTATCGGTACCATGTTCCTCGTATGGGGCAAGGGGAGCGAGGGTGTCGGCGGGCGCGGGGGGTACGCGGCCAAGGTCAACGGCACCAAGATTCCCCTGGAAGAATACCAGAACGCCTATCAGCGCATCCGCAACATCTACCAGCAGATCTACGGCCAATCCATCACCCCCGACATGGAAAAGGCCCTGGGGCTGAAAAAGGTGGCCCTGGACAGCCTGATCGACAACTTCCTGATCGCCAAGGAAGCCAAGTCCATGGGGATCAAGGTATCCAAGGAAGAGGTGGCCAACTCCATTGAAGCCCTGCCGACCTTCCAGAAAGACGGAAAGTTCAATTTCGACCTGTACCAGCAGCTGTTGCGGAGCAACCGCCTGACCCCCAAGGACTTCGAGGAGGGACAGAAGCAGGAACTGCTGCTTTCCAAGACCCGCCAGGCCATCAAGGACAAGGCCACGGTCACTGACGACGAAGCCCTGGCCCAGTACAAAAAGGAAAACGACAAGATCGAACTGGAGTACGTGTCCTATGCGCCGAATGAGGTGATCTCCGAGGTGAAGCCGACCGATGCGGAACTCAACGACTATCTGCAGAGAAACCAGAACGAGTTCAAGACACCAGAGAAAACGGCCCTTTCCTACATCCTGCTCGATCCGGCCGCCCAGGCCGCAAAGCTGACGGTCTCCGAAGAGGAGATTCAGACCTTCTACCAGAAGAACATCGACCGCTGGCAGGGCAAAGACGGCATCCTGCCCCTCAAAGAGGTAAAGGACAGGGTCAAGGCCGACGCCCTTCGGCAGAAGGCCACCAAGCAGGCCTTTGAACTGGCGGCCGACACCCTCTACAAACATACCAAGTCGAACGATCTGAAACAGATCGCCGGACAATTGAACCTCAAGGTGCAGGAAACGCCGCTGTTCGACGCCAATGCCCCGGTGGCCGCCCTGGCCGGTGAGACGGCCGTTATCAAAAAGGCCTTTGAACTCAAGGAGGGCGAATTGGGCGGCCCGGTCGAAACCCCTAAGGGCATTTACATCATCAAGGCCAGGGAACGCAAGGCCTCGGTCGTCCCGCCGCTCAGCGAGATCAGAGCGACTTTGGAAGTGAAGGTCAAGGCCGCCAAGGCGGTGGAACTGGCCAAGAAAAAGGCTGCCGACGCGGCCCGGAAGCTAGCCGCCAAAGGAGCGCTCAAGACCCAGACCACCGGCACGTTCGGCTTCTCGGACAAAGGCAACATCCCGGTGATCGGCAACGCCCCCGACCTGATGGAGGCGGCCTTCAAGCTGACCGCGGCAGCGCCGGTAACCAACGAACCGTTCAAGGTCGGCAACCGCTGGTATGCGGCACGCCTCAAGCAACGCATCGAAGCCCCGAAAGCGGACTTCGACAAGACCAAACAGCAGCTCAAGCTGAAAATGCTGCCCAAGAAGCAGGAAGAAGCGCTGGCCGCCTGGGTAAAGGGGCTCAGGAACAAGGCCAAGATCGAGATCAACCAGACGCTTATTGCTGAAAAATAG
- a CDS encoding Rho termination factor N-terminal domain-containing protein, producing MKLDEIKERAKQLNIKTGRMKKADLIRAIQQAEGNEQCFDSGKAVTCGQDNCLWREDCD from the coding sequence ATGAAGCTTGATGAAATCAAGGAACGGGCGAAACAGCTCAACATCAAGACAGGCAGGATGAAAAAAGCCGACCTGATACGCGCCATCCAGCAGGCCGAAGGGAACGAGCAGTGCTTCGATTCCGGCAAAGCCGTCACGTGCGGCCAGGACAACTGCCTCTGGCGGGAGGATTGCGACTGA
- a CDS encoding Lon protease family protein — translation MSSTKLLIPAEKLRWTCDPHTFDFETTEDLPDLEDAIGQERALRSIEFGLGMQGTGFNLYISGETGTGRASTIRNILRKRTASEPQPCDWLYVHNFKDHDAAVSLSLPAGMGSELAADMKELIEAFKEDIPKALESREYENRRAEILETYQATNSELFQVLEKECGKRGFTLQRTVSGLVVVPQKEGRNYTQEEYEGLPQKKREKLEKDGKELTERLNEVLRQVRESEKATKDALAQADRELGMSCLGHRLDPLRQKYGEFPKVLAYLEAVQEDILNNLEDFKPQAPQSQIPGLKMPRQEPTFERYEVNVLVDNREAKGAPVIFESNPTYNNLFGRIEHVMQYGGVAVTDFTMIRSGALHRANGGYLVIDAREVLINPFVWDSLKRCIRTGEIRIEDVLEQYRFMTMVSLKPEPVPLQTKIILVGTPWIYYLLFHLDPDYRKFFKVKAEFDSRVARTPEIMRDYALFVATHCRCEKLLHFDRSGVARLLEYTARMVEDQEKLSSQFMEIADFIREAAFWAQKDGHAIVNSADVQRAADEKLYRVNRIEERLQELYDDGTIMVDTDGEVAGQINGLSVMSLGDHTFGRPSRITARVYTGQAGMVNVEREVKLSGPIHDKGVLILTGYLGGTFAAKHPLSLSASICFEQSYDGVEGDSASSTELYALLSALSGVPIKQGIAVTGSVNQRGVVQPIGGANYKIEGFFAVCKSKGLTGRQGVLIPKANERNLMLHDDVVAAVAAGQFHIWSVETIEQGIEILTGMPAGVRAKNGAFPKGTLYHLVDARLGRMAELLQKQEEKGKRKTRK, via the coding sequence ATGTCATCCACCAAACTGCTCATACCTGCTGAAAAGCTCCGTTGGACGTGCGACCCCCATACCTTCGATTTCGAGACCACCGAAGATCTTCCCGACCTGGAAGACGCCATCGGCCAGGAACGGGCCCTGCGTTCGATCGAGTTTGGGCTCGGTATGCAGGGCACCGGCTTCAATCTCTACATCTCAGGCGAGACCGGCACCGGCAGGGCCTCGACCATCCGCAACATTCTCAGGAAACGGACCGCAAGCGAGCCCCAACCCTGCGACTGGTTGTATGTCCATAATTTCAAGGATCACGATGCGGCGGTATCCCTGTCGCTGCCGGCCGGCATGGGCAGCGAACTGGCCGCGGACATGAAGGAGTTGATCGAGGCCTTCAAGGAGGATATCCCCAAGGCATTGGAAAGCAGGGAGTACGAGAACCGTCGCGCCGAGATACTGGAAACCTATCAGGCCACCAATAGCGAACTGTTTCAGGTGCTTGAAAAGGAGTGCGGGAAACGCGGTTTTACCTTGCAGCGAACGGTCTCCGGGCTGGTTGTCGTCCCCCAGAAGGAGGGGCGCAACTACACCCAGGAGGAGTATGAGGGGCTGCCCCAGAAAAAGCGCGAAAAGCTGGAAAAGGACGGCAAGGAGCTGACGGAACGGTTGAACGAGGTGCTGCGTCAGGTCCGGGAAAGCGAAAAGGCGACCAAGGATGCGCTCGCCCAGGCCGACCGCGAATTGGGCATGTCGTGCCTGGGGCATCGTCTCGACCCGCTGCGCCAGAAGTATGGCGAGTTTCCCAAGGTGTTGGCCTATCTGGAGGCGGTACAGGAGGATATCCTCAATAATCTCGAGGATTTCAAGCCCCAGGCGCCCCAGTCCCAGATCCCGGGGCTGAAGATGCCGCGCCAGGAGCCGACCTTTGAACGCTACGAGGTCAACGTGCTGGTGGACAATCGAGAGGCCAAGGGCGCGCCGGTTATCTTCGAGTCGAATCCCACCTACAACAATCTCTTTGGCCGTATCGAGCACGTCATGCAGTACGGCGGGGTGGCGGTGACCGATTTCACCATGATCAGGTCCGGGGCGCTCCACCGGGCCAATGGCGGCTATCTGGTGATCGACGCCCGTGAGGTGCTGATCAACCCCTTTGTGTGGGACTCGCTCAAACGCTGCATCCGGACCGGCGAGATCAGGATCGAGGACGTGCTGGAACAGTACCGCTTCATGACCATGGTATCCCTGAAGCCGGAGCCGGTGCCGCTCCAGACCAAGATCATCCTGGTGGGCACCCCCTGGATCTACTACCTGCTGTTCCACCTGGACCCGGATTACCGCAAATTCTTCAAGGTCAAGGCCGAGTTCGACAGCCGGGTCGCCCGCACGCCGGAGATCATGCGGGATTACGCCCTGTTCGTGGCCACCCACTGCCGGTGCGAAAAACTGCTGCATTTCGACCGGAGCGGCGTCGCCCGCCTGCTGGAGTACACCGCCCGCATGGTAGAAGACCAGGAAAAACTCTCCTCCCAGTTCATGGAGATCGCCGATTTTATCCGTGAGGCTGCTTTCTGGGCTCAGAAAGACGGCCATGCCATCGTGAACAGCGCCGATGTGCAGCGCGCCGCCGATGAAAAGCTCTACCGGGTGAACCGCATCGAAGAACGCCTGCAGGAGCTGTACGACGACGGCACCATCATGGTGGATACGGACGGGGAGGTGGCCGGCCAGATCAACGGCCTGTCGGTGATGTCCCTCGGCGACCACACCTTTGGCCGTCCTTCGCGCATCACCGCCAGGGTCTACACCGGGCAGGCCGGCATGGTCAACGTGGAGCGGGAGGTCAAGCTCTCCGGCCCGATCCACGACAAGGGGGTCCTGATCCTGACCGGGTATCTGGGAGGGACCTTTGCCGCCAAGCATCCCCTGTCCCTCTCCGCTTCCATCTGTTTCGAACAGTCCTACGACGGCGTCGAGGGGGACAGCGCCTCCTCCACCGAGTTGTACGCCCTGCTGTCCGCCTTGTCCGGTGTCCCGATCAAACAGGGGATCGCGGTGACCGGCAGCGTCAACCAGCGGGGCGTCGTCCAGCCCATCGGCGGGGCCAACTACAAGATCGAGGGCTTCTTTGCGGTCTGCAAGTCCAAGGGGCTGACCGGGCGGCAGGGGGTCCTGATCCCCAAGGCCAATGAACGGAATCTGATGTTGCATGATGACGTGGTAGCCGCCGTTGCAGCGGGCCAGTTCCACATCTGGAGCGTGGAGACCATCGAGCAGGGGATCGAGATCCTGACCGGCATGCCCGCCGGAGTGCGGGCCAAGAACGGCGCCTTTCCCAAAGGGACGCTGTACCATCTGGTGGATGCCCGTCTGGGGCGGATGGCGGAGCTGTTGCAAAAACAAGAAGAAAAGGGTAAAAGAAAAACAAGAAAATGA
- a CDS encoding TIGR00730 family Rossman fold protein encodes MELSFSRPNAEIDQLINRLVEAAGDIHHAEITREMILSTLKIGQEVDYPADLKLINRTLREMRFTARVFGPYRGRKKVTIFGSARTGRDEEMYRKCIRFSRILADNGYMIITGGGPGIMQAGNEGAGSENSFAVNIRLPFEQQPNPVMYRNPRLITYKYFFNRKVAFVKEADAIAVFPGGFGTLDEAMEVFTLIQTGKTSPKPLILVDDEGGYWEQFFAFVKQSLLVKGFISGEDFSLFTITKDEQEAAEAIETFYRIYHSMRFIDHRLVIRLNKTLAPEQIRTLEEEFPELLQDGEHIVCCGAMPEEADQPDLVALPRITMKFNHHHYGLLLAFIHRINTF; translated from the coding sequence ATGGAACTCAGCTTTTCACGGCCCAACGCCGAAATCGACCAGTTGATCAACCGGCTGGTCGAGGCGGCCGGCGACATTCACCACGCCGAGATCACCCGCGAGATGATCCTGTCGACCCTCAAGATCGGGCAGGAGGTCGATTACCCTGCGGATCTCAAGCTGATCAACCGCACGTTGCGCGAGATGCGGTTCACGGCCCGGGTTTTCGGCCCGTATCGCGGCCGCAAGAAGGTCACCATCTTCGGCTCGGCCCGTACCGGGCGGGATGAGGAGATGTACCGGAAATGCATCCGCTTCAGCCGCATCCTGGCGGATAACGGCTACATGATCATCACCGGGGGCGGCCCCGGTATCATGCAGGCCGGCAACGAGGGGGCGGGCAGCGAGAATTCTTTTGCCGTCAATATCCGGCTCCCCTTCGAACAGCAGCCAAACCCGGTCATGTACCGCAACCCGCGCCTGATCACCTATAAATACTTCTTCAACCGCAAGGTCGCTTTCGTCAAGGAAGCCGACGCCATCGCCGTTTTCCCCGGCGGTTTCGGCACCCTGGACGAGGCCATGGAGGTCTTCACCCTGATCCAGACCGGCAAGACCTCGCCCAAACCGCTGATCCTGGTGGACGACGAGGGTGGCTACTGGGAGCAGTTCTTTGCCTTTGTCAAACAGAGCCTGCTGGTGAAAGGCTTTATTTCCGGGGAGGATTTTTCCCTGTTCACCATCACCAAGGACGAACAGGAAGCGGCAGAGGCCATTGAAACCTTTTACCGCATCTATCACTCCATGCGTTTCATCGACCACCGCCTCGTCATCCGGTTGAACAAGACGCTGGCCCCGGAACAGATCCGCACCCTTGAGGAAGAGTTCCCCGAGTTGCTCCAGGACGGCGAACATATCGTCTGCTGCGGGGCAATGCCCGAAGAGGCCGATCAGCCCGACCTGGTCGCCCTGCCGCGTATAACCATGAAGTTCAACCACCACCACTACGGCCTGCTGTTGGCCTTTATTCATCGGATAAACACCTTCTGA
- a CDS encoding phosphoribosylaminoimidazolesuccinocarboxamide synthase produces the protein MSQPVLQTNFPTLNLIARGKVRDIYDLGDTLLLVTSDRISAFDVIMNEPIPDKGFVLTQISAFWFRQMEDIVKNHIISTDVADYPAACRPYADVLAGRSMLVKKAKPLPAECIVRGYVSGSGWKAYKDTGSICGIKLPAGLQESDRLPEPIFTPSTKAELGTHDENISFEKMAEICGRELAEQARDYTVRIYSRARDLAAQKGIIIADTKFEFGVYEGELIIIDECLTPDSSRFWPKDLYKPGGQQPSFDKQFLRDYLETLDWGKTAPAPPLPAEIVEKTAEKYREALFRIAGIRA, from the coding sequence ATGTCACAACCAGTTCTGCAGACCAATTTTCCCACCCTGAATCTTATCGCCCGGGGCAAGGTACGCGACATCTATGACTTGGGGGACACCCTGTTGTTGGTCACATCGGACCGTATCTCGGCCTTTGACGTAATCATGAACGAACCGATCCCGGACAAAGGTTTCGTGCTGACCCAGATATCCGCCTTCTGGTTCCGCCAGATGGAGGACATTGTCAAGAACCACATCATCTCCACCGATGTGGCCGATTACCCGGCGGCGTGCCGGCCCTATGCCGATGTGCTCGCGGGGCGCTCCATGCTGGTGAAAAAGGCCAAACCGTTGCCTGCGGAGTGTATCGTGCGCGGTTATGTTTCCGGCTCCGGCTGGAAAGCCTATAAGGACACCGGCTCTATCTGCGGCATCAAACTTCCGGCCGGGCTCCAGGAGTCGGACCGGTTGCCTGAGCCGATCTTCACCCCTTCCACCAAGGCGGAGCTGGGCACCCACGACGAAAACATCTCCTTCGAAAAGATGGCTGAAATCTGCGGCCGCGAACTGGCGGAGCAGGCCCGCGACTATACCGTCAGGATCTATAGCCGGGCCCGTGACTTGGCCGCCCAGAAGGGCATCATCATTGCCGACACCAAATTCGAGTTCGGCGTGTATGAGGGTGAACTGATCATCATCGACGAGTGCCTGACCCCGGACTCCAGTCGTTTCTGGCCCAAGGACCTCTACAAGCCGGGCGGCCAGCAGCCCAGCTTTGACAAGCAATTCCTGCGGGACTATCTGGAAACCCTCGATTGGGGCAAAACAGCCCCTGCCCCGCCCCTGCCGGCGGAGATCGTTGAAAAGACCGCCGAAAAGTACCGCGAGGCGCTCTTCCGTATCGCCGGCATCCGCGCATAA
- a CDS encoding penicillin-binding transpeptidase domain-containing protein: MQDLKHLSRKKQFSAFRLFGFYRSNRKIKASGERTVLRLPIPVGKRREQLKHVLLFLAVVLALTPVCALVYQKSPHVVRAVTLWLHSHSTPDIKAAEAAKPPASGSFESAVRLFDTAVVNDGQLTARSAGGDTLHYTIKDDLQKRVHDFMAQKQVPFGVFVAIEPSTGRILAMTSYSAVDPQWTQSAFFDLYPMASLFKIIIASAALENKKITPQTVVEFRGAPYSENPRYWDINPRGNNNRMDVGYAMGKSINPVYGRVANNIVGKASVMEYVHKFGFNQALFPGVPVKASRASDPQPGHALMLMGAGLDHEVKISPLHAAVIMGAIANQGRMMAPTLTDKVVSAAGTEKDGHKPRELRRLVSPETAASLTQMLSNTVTRGTSRRAFHDRRGRPMLAGIDIAAKTGSIDGVSPKGHYSWFAAYAPAHEPRIALVALVINQDRWKIKSAQVGEQALEEFFRK, translated from the coding sequence ATGCAGGACCTTAAACATCTATCCAGAAAAAAGCAGTTTTCCGCCTTCCGGCTTTTCGGCTTCTATCGCAGCAACAGGAAAATCAAGGCATCTGGCGAACGCACGGTCTTGCGGCTACCCATCCCGGTAGGCAAACGTCGCGAACAGCTGAAGCATGTCCTCCTGTTTCTGGCCGTTGTACTGGCGCTGACGCCGGTTTGCGCCCTTGTGTACCAGAAGTCACCCCACGTGGTGCGGGCGGTGACGCTCTGGCTCCATTCCCACTCCACTCCCGACATCAAAGCGGCCGAGGCGGCCAAGCCCCCGGCCAGTGGCAGTTTTGAGTCTGCCGTGCGCCTGTTCGATACGGCGGTCGTGAACGATGGACAGCTCACGGCCCGCAGCGCGGGCGGCGATACCCTGCACTACACCATCAAGGACGATTTGCAGAAGCGGGTTCACGATTTCATGGCCCAAAAGCAGGTGCCGTTCGGGGTGTTTGTGGCCATTGAACCGTCAACCGGCCGGATCCTTGCCATGACGTCCTATTCTGCCGTCGATCCCCAGTGGACGCAATCCGCGTTCTTCGACCTCTATCCCATGGCGTCGCTGTTCAAGATCATCATCGCTTCCGCCGCCCTGGAGAACAAGAAGATCACCCCCCAGACGGTGGTCGAGTTTCGGGGCGCCCCCTATTCGGAAAATCCCCGCTACTGGGATATCAACCCCAGGGGCAACAACAACCGCATGGATGTGGGCTATGCCATGGGCAAGTCCATCAACCCGGTCTACGGCCGGGTCGCCAACAATATCGTCGGCAAGGCGTCCGTCATGGAGTACGTGCATAAGTTCGGCTTTAACCAGGCGCTTTTCCCGGGCGTTCCGGTCAAGGCAAGCCGGGCCAGCGACCCCCAGCCGGGCCATGCCTTGATGTTGATGGGGGCAGGGCTCGACCACGAGGTCAAGATATCGCCCCTGCACGCGGCGGTGATCATGGGGGCCATCGCCAATCAGGGACGGATGATGGCCCCGACCCTGACCGACAAGGTGGTCAGCGCCGCAGGAACGGAGAAGGATGGGCATAAGCCCCGTGAACTCCGTCGGCTCGTATCGCCCGAAACGGCGGCGTCCCTCACCCAGATGCTCTCCAATACCGTTACCCGCGGCACCTCCCGGCGCGCCTTCCATGATCGCCGGGGAAGGCCGATGCTGGCCGGGATCGATATCGCCGCCAAGACCGGTTCCATCGACGGGGTCTCACCCAAGGGACATTATTCCTGGTTTGCCGCCTACGCGCCGGCCCATGAACCGCGCATAGCGCTGGTGGCGCTGGTCATTAACCAGGACCGGTGGAAGATCAAGTCTGCGCAGGTGGGGGAGCAGGCCCTGGAAGAGTTTTTCAGAAAATAG